In Trichoderma atroviride chromosome 2, complete sequence, one DNA window encodes the following:
- a CDS encoding uncharacterized protein (TransMembrane:11 (o125-148i160-181o187-205i244-266o272-291i360-378o398-418i439-457o491-510i522-544o550-572i)), whose product MSNAAGLEVDVIAEADRRAAGLDKETVFDEKAHANVDVDVISNDEGEFDDTPTEEDLRTLRRVSGSIKWAMYTIAFVELCERFSYYGSSILYTNFVNRPLPPGSTTGAAPTADGLPGALGMGPKAAMGISLFNQFWAYIMPLMGAWVADARMGRFWTLHVAIAISTVAHVILVAAAAPAVIVKKDSAFAAFIIGLITLCTGTGFFKANVSPLLADQNEDKRMHVKVLPSGERVIVDPAVTNTRIFLYFYLAINIGSLAGQISMVYVEKYVGFWLAFLIPTGMFLLAPFVLWSQKKQYKLTPPTGSLLQKFLQMFWYARKQSKGFKINWDYARPSRIAISERPKWMTYDDAWVDEVRRGLMACKVFLFLPIFFLSYNQMTGNLTIQAGTLERHGVPNDIIQNLNPISIVIMIPLIDHLLYPGLRKLGIAFTPIKRMATGFLIAALSMVASAVMQYYIYKKSPCGNHANGTTIIDGEEVPCPPAPINVWAQCLPYILIGIAEIFANVTSYEYAYSKAPENMKSLVMSVNLFMSAVSAAIGEAFTPMSDDPLLVWNYTTVAIIAFIGGVAFWFCFRHLDSEEDKWNMLKKSEYIGQNQPGVGKAADEDA is encoded by the exons ATGAGCAACGCTGCCGGCCTTGAGGTCGACGTcattgccgaggccgacCGTCGCGCGGCTGGCCTTGACAAGGAGACTGTCTTTGACGAAAAGGCACATGCcaacgtcgacgtcgacgttATCAGCAACGATGAGGGGGAATTCGACGACACACCCACCGAGGAGGACTTGCGCACCCTGCGCCGTGTCTCGGGAAGCATCAAGTGGGCCATGTACACCATTGCCTTTGTTGAGCTTTGCGAGCGTTTCTCCTACTATGGATCTTCTATCCTCTACACCAACTTTGTGAACCGACCTCTTCCTCCCGGTTCCACCACTGGTGCTGCTCCCACTGCCGATGGTCTTCCTGGTGCCCTGGGAATGGGGCCCAAGGCTGCCATGGGTATCAGCTTGTTCAACCAGTTCTGGGCCTACATCATGCCTCTCATGGG TGCTTGGGTTGCTGATGCTCGCATGGGACGTTTCTGGACTCTCCACGTTGCCATTGCTATCTCTACCGTTGCTCACGTtatcctcgtcgccgccgctgctcccGCTGTCATTGTCAAGAAGGACAGCGCTTTCGCTGCTTTCATCATCGGTCTCATCACCCTCTGCACAGGCACTGGCTTTTTCAAGGCCAACGTCTCTCCTTTACTTGCCGACCAGAACGAAGACAAGCGCATGCATGTCAAGGTTCTCCCTTCTGGCGAGCGTGTCATTGTTGATCCTGCTGTGACCAACACCCGTATTTTCCTCTACTTCTACCTCGCCATCAACATCGGATCTCTTGCTGGCCAGATTAGCATGGTCTACGTTGAGAAGTACGTCGGTTTCTGGCTTGCTTTCCTCATCCCTACTGGCATGTTCCTTCTTGCTCCCTTTGTCCTGTGgagccagaagaagcagtaCAAGCTCACTCCTCCTACCGGTTCTCTGCTCCAGAAGTTCTTGCAGATGTTCTGGTATGCTCGCAAGCAGTCCAAGGGCTTCAAGATCAACTGGGATTATGCTCGCCCCTCGCGCATTGCCATTAGCGAGCGCCCCAAGTGGATGACTTATGATGACGCCTGGGTTGATGAGGTCCGCCGTGGTCTGATGGCCTGCAAggtcttcctcttcctccccatcttcttcctgtctTACAACCAGATGACTGGTAACCTGACCATCCAAGCCGGTACTCTTGAGCGACATGGCGTCCCCAACGACATTATCCAGAACCTCAACcccatctccatcgtcatcatgaTTCCTCTCATTGACCACCTCCTCTACCCTGGTCTCCGCAAGCTTGGCATTGCCTTCACCCCCATCAAGCGTATGGCCACTGGTTTCCTGATTGCTGCCCTTTCCATGGTTGCCTCTGCCGTCATGCAGTACTACATCTACAAGAAGAGCCCTTGCGGTAACCACGCCAACGGAACCACCATTATTGATGGCGAGGAAGTGCCCTGCCCTCCCGCTCCCATCAATGTCTGGGCCCAGTGCTTGCCCTACATCCTGATTGGTATTGCTGAGATCTTCGCCAACGTCACCTCTTACGAGTATGCCTACTCCAAGGCCCCTGAGAACATGAAGTCTCTGGTCATGAGTGTCAACCTGTTCATGAGTGCCGTTTCCGCCGCCATTGGCGAGGCTTTTACTCCCATGTCTGACGATCCCCTGTTGGTCTGGAACTACACCactgtcgccatcatcgccttcaTTGGTGGTGTTGCTTTCTGGTTCTGCTTCCGCCACCTCGACTCCGAGGAAGACAAGTGGAACATGCTCAAGAAGTCCGAGTATATTGGCCAGAACCAACCCGGTGTTGGCAAGGCTGCCGACGAGGATGCCTaa
- a CDS encoding uncharacterized protein (EggNog:ENOG41~TransMembrane:12 (i83-104o119-139i151-168o180-200i212-233o239-258i310-336o348-368i396-417o423-443i455-478o490-512i)) codes for MDRPTLPSLEAPQSEMVISRVAIDTAPVAADQYHHNGKQGHDQEQGRYEEPNTVLPLTINAAYDWTGPEDPDNPRNFSASLRIFSTIAITMLAMIGTIAGSMYAPAQDTVASYFHCNRIVAVLPLSLYNLGLAFGPMVGAPLSETYGRKSVFLLSTPVFVLFLLGSGFSKSIGGLTTCRFFAGVFASPLINNAPATLLDFTPPRYRGVSLGGYYAVPSFGAALGPLIGGFVLLVKPWQWTQWISIFITVAFYIPVCFTRETYKKVILKRRATRLGLRDSASQRTSPGRAFRYFFTTLIQRPLHMLFTEPIVTLVSVYNGFLFGLLYTFVVSVPWIFRTYYGWSVESEPLSYLGLMCGTALAAVPLVLIDLQSYQRRLTEWQRGHDDDEPLPSENRLVSALIGSIMLPICLFIVGWTVHFHVHWIVPIVFQGLVMLSSLLVYAGANLFMLDAYGPLYGASASGAMMFSRYLLSAAFPLFALQMYERLGAGWATSLLGFVTVAMAPIPWIFRVYGEKLRARSKYEMST; via the coding sequence ATGGATCGACCAACGTTACCGTCACTGGAGGCTCCACAGAGCGAGATGGTGATATCCCGAGTTGCCATAGACACCGCACCGGTAGCAGCAGATCAATATCATCACAATGGGAAGCAGGGCCATGATCAAGAACAGGGTCGATATGAAGAGCCAAACACGGTCCTCCCTCTGACTATCAACGCCGCCTACGACTGGACCGGTCCTGAAGATCCCGACAATCCTCGCAACTTTTCCGCGTCTTTACGAATTTTCAGCACCATTGCCATAACTATGCTTGCCATGATTGGCACCATAGCCGGATCCATGTATGCGCCCGCCCAAGATACCGTCGCCTCGTACTTTCACTGCAACCGCATTGTGGCTGTCTTGCCTCTTTCGCTTTACAACCTCGGCCTCGCCTTTGGACCCATGGTTGGCGCACCACTCTCGGAGACGTATGGTCGAAAGTCCGTCTTCTTGCTATCAACTCCAGTATTCGTTCTATTTTTACTCGGGTCTGGTTTCAGCAAGTCGATAGGCGGACTAACGACTTGCCGGTTCTTTGCTGGTGTGTTTGCCTCACCTCTGATCAACAATGCGCCAGCAACGCTACTCGACTTTACGCCACCACGGTACAGAGGTGTTAGCCTAGGAGGATACTATGCCGTGCCATCTTTTGGAGCGGCCCTGGGCCCTTTGATAGGCGGGTTTGTTCTCCTCGTCAAGCCATGGCAGTGGACGCAGTGGATATCTATATTTATCACGGTGGCGTTTTATATCCCTGTATGCTTCACTCGCGAGACGTACAAGAAGGTTATTCTAAAACGACGTGCTACGCGTCTGGGGCTACGAGACTCTGCGTCGCAGCGAACTTCACCTGGACGAGCGTTTAGATACTTCTTCACGACGCTGATCCAGAGGCCCTTGCACATGCTGTTTACCGAACCGATTGTTACCCTGGTTAGTGTGTATAACGGATTCCTGTTTGGCTTGTTGTATACGTTTGTCGTGTCTGTACCTTGGATATTTCGGACCTACTATGGGTGGTCGGTGGAGAGCGAGCCGCTGTCGTACTTGGGCCTCATGTGCGGCACGGCGCTTGCGGCAGTGCCCCTGGTTTTGATTGATCTTCAGTCTTATCAGAGGCGTTTGACGGAGTGGCAGCGTggccatgatgacgatgagccGCTGCCGTCGGAGAATCGACTCGTGTCTGCTCTGATAGGGAGCATCATGTTACCGATTTGTCTCTTCATTGTTGGCTGGACGGTGCATTTCCATGTCCACTGGATTGTGCCCATCGTCTTCCAAGGCCTCGTCATGCTGTCTTCTCTGCTTGTTTATGCAGGCGCAAATCTCTTCATGCTGGACGCCTACGGCCCACTGTACGGAGCGTCCGCCTCTGGAGCCATGATGTTCAGCCGGTATTTGCTCTCTGCGGCGTTTCCATTGTTTGCGCTGCAAATGTACGAGCGCCTCGGCGCGGGCTGGGCCACAAGTCTTTTGGGGTTTGTGACggtggccatggcgccgATTCCGTGGATTTTCAGGGTGTATGGGGAGAAGTTGAGGGCGAGGAGCAAATATGAGATGAGTACTTGA
- a CDS encoding uncharacterized protein (EggNog:ENOG41~TransMembrane:10 (i100-119o131-151i172-193o208-229i241-259o265-289i310-331o343-369i381-400o412-436i)) has protein sequence MSHNAQSLRWEKLPASRKSEFEGQELSEFFVPVNDDEAEGARPNTSATNHTRVPSGDVTRVNTPTHDKHHTIEETTEKPAVDIYDPNRPRLSIRQRLQHFTWAWYTLPMSAGGLSLLIFAQPNQFHGLKTIGLVVYIVNIIIFSLVTMTMVARFMFHTGEMVRSLTHPREGFFFPTFFLSIATIITSTQRYAIPDNHVGLEWAIQAAFWIYVALTAVLAIGQYSYVFAVHSLNLQSFMPTLILPIFPIMLSGTIASVIASTQPEIAAMPILIAGLTCQGLGMSVAILMYSHMIGRLIQSGLPNREHRPGLFMCVGPPAFTALALIGMANGVPDSIKELGIEKSIIRVIAVLVAISLWALSLWWFGIAVVAVVSSPPKYFHLGWWSMVFPNTGFTLATISIGKELASGSLQWVTTGMSICMVLIFGFVFVNLVRAVWVQDIMYPGRDENVEDH, from the coding sequence atgtcTCATAATGCACAGTCCCTGAGATGGGAAAAACTACCTGCTTCTAGAAAATCCGAATTTGAGGGACAGGAGCTTTCAGAATTCTTTGTCCCCGTCAACGACGATGAGGCTGAGGGAGCAAGGCCCAACACGAGTGCCACCAACCACACACGGGTGCCTTCTGGCGATGTAACTCGCGTCAACACGCCAACACATGACAAGCATCACACAATCGAGGAAACCACCGAGAAACCGGCCGTTGATATCTACGATCCGAACAGACCAAGGCTATCTATACGACAGAGACTTCAGCACTTCACGTGGGCTTGGTATACTCTACCGATGAGCGCAGGAGGTCTGTCCTTGCTCATATTTGCACAGCCCAATCAATTCCACGGGTTGAAAACTATTGGCTTGGTGGTTTATATCGTGAACATTATCATATTTTCGCTCGTTACAATGACCATGGTAGCTCGGTTCATGTTCCACACTGGCGAAATGGTCCGCTCCCTCACGCACCCAAGAGaaggcttctttttcccgaccttctttctctccatcgCTACCATCATCACAAGTACGCAACGATATGCCATACCGGACAACCATGTCGGGCTGGAATGGGCTATACAAGCAGCTTTTTGGATATACGTCGCTTTGACGGCAGTACTTGCTATTGGCCAATACAGCTATGTCTTTGCGGTTCATAGTCTCAACCTCCAGAGCTTCATGCCAACTCTGATTCTGCCAATCTTTCCCATCATGCTTTCCGGGACAATTGCATCTGTCATAGCATCAACGCAGCCTGAAATCGCCGCTATGCCGATTCTCATCGCCGGGCTAACATGCCAAGGTCTTGGGATGTCGGTTGCTATACTCATGTATTCCCACATGATTGGACGCTTGATCCAGTCTGGTCTTCCGAACCGAGAACACCGCCCTGGACTTTTCATGTGTGTTGGTCCGCCAGCGTTCACAGCCTTGGCTTTGATCGGCATGGCGAATGGAGTACCGGATagcatcaaggagctgggcaTTGAGAAAAGTATCATCAGAGTCATTGCGGTCCTAGTGGCCATTTCACTCTGGGCCCTCAGCCTTTGGTGGTTCGGTATCGCTGTCGTCGCTGTTGTTTCATCGCCACCGAAATATTTTCATCTTGGTTGGTGGTCTATGGTGTTTCCCAATACAGGTTTCACATTAGCAACAATCTCTATCGGGAAAGAATTGGCAAGTGGTAGTTTGCAGTGGGTGACTACAGGGATGAGCATTTGCATGGTCCTTATTTTtggctttgtttttgtcAACCTTGTTCGGGCGGTATGGGTTCAAGACATTATGTATCcaggaagagatgaaaatgTAGAGGACCATTGA
- a CDS encoding uncharacterized protein (EggNog:ENOG41~TransMembrane:1 (o52-73i)) — translation MHAILMMSASHQHSISPENSTYTKAMAYHLDLTLSGFRGLLSQGTENCNHDVVIACSLLLVHYAWSMPFFAYADDKIDMRSEPDKLLKFSAGLKAVIITMKEDNGYYRGIFKSPMSSTSIQAFQDWESALGTTFDFGDFFLWREINCLGRVFRMLQCAWMC, via the coding sequence ATGCATGCAATCTTAATGATGTCGGCATCTCACCAGCACAGCATTTCGCCCGAAAATAGTACATACACAAAAGCTATGGCTTATCATCTAGATCTCACTCTCTCCGGATTCAGAGGTCTCTTATCACAAGGCACAGAAAACTGCAATCATGATGTAGTCATTGCTTGCTCTCTGTTGCTAGTGCACTACGCTTGGTCCATGCCCTTTTTTGCATACGCAGACGACAAAATCGATATGAGAAGCGAACCTGACAAGTTACTCAAATTCTCTGCTGGCCTCAAAGCAGTCATCATTACTATGAAAGAAGACAACGGGTACTACAGAGGCATTTTCAAGTCTCCCATGTCCAGTACTTCTATCCAAGCATTCCAAGACTGGGAGTCTGCTCTAGGAACCACgtttgactttggcgatttttttctttggcgcgAGATCAACTGCCTTGGAAGGGTCTTTCGGATGCTGCAATGCGCATGGATGTGCTGA
- a CDS encoding uncharacterized protein (EggNog:ENOG41): protein MTSVKKMANNLPAAAPPPKSLLAYHRQLSPTAAVKVSPLCLGGMGFGTAWEDIMGSCDKEASFELMDYFYSQGGNFIDTAGNYQCGESEAIIGEWMKARNNREEIIVATKYTSAWQLHNQDTKIQSNYGGNNKKSLVLSIEASLKALQTSYIDLYYVHTWDFTTSIPELMHSLHNLVAAGKILYLGISNTPAWVVAKANEYARQKGLTQFSVFQGQWNAAEREIEREIVPMCIDDGIALAPFGVLGMGYFRTSAQREAEKQQEAREGRKVPFVDKPQKTVMADTLEKLALARGTSITSIALAWARTKAPYVFPIVGGRKTEHLKANIEALGIDLTEEEKNAIENAVPFDFGYPQTFLGGPKGTQYAKDAWTTKRMGHFDWVSPPQAPKPHPLWTTMDVNYANEGDMPSPVLGVWRVNHPESSVTSYDLFARGAQPRIYRVSMSLASCLCYQAIHGIRSIVTDLQTTLSRDLSD, encoded by the exons ATGACCTCGGTTAAGAAGATGGCCAACAACCTTCCTGCGGCTGCCCCTCCGCCCAAAAGCTTGCTTGCCTATCATCGCCAGTTGTCTCCCACAGCTGCAGTCAAGGTCAGTCCCCTCTGCCTTGGAGGCATGGGATTTGGAACAGCATGGGAAGACATTATGGGCAGCTGCGACAAAGAAGCGTCTTTTGAGTTGATGGATTATTTTTATAGCCAAGGAGGCAATTTTATTGATAC AGCGGGCAACTACCAATGCGGAGAGTCCGAGGCAATCATTGGCGAATGGATGAAAGCACGAAACAATCGAGAGGAAATTATCGTGGCTACCAAGTATACGTCTGCTTGGCAGTTGCACAACCAGGATACAAAGATTCAGTCGAATTACGGCGGAAACAACAAGAAGTCTCTAGTGCTATCTATTGAAGCGAGTCTCAAGGCACTGCAAACGTCATACATTGATTTG TACTATGTCCACACGTGGGACTTCACGACCAGCATCCCAGAACTCATGCACTCTCTACACAATCTCGTTGCCGCCGGAAAAATTCTCTATCTGGGCATTTCCAACACCCCGGCATGGGTTgtcgccaaggccaatgaGTACGCTCGCCAGAAGGGATTGACTCAATTCTCTGTCTTTCAAGGGCAGTGGAATGCTGCTGAGCGAGAAATCGAGCGCGAGATTGTCCCCATGTGCATTGACGATGGTATCGCCCTGGCGCCCTTTGGTGTCTTGGGAATGGGCTACTTTCGCACTTCAGCCCAGCGAGAGGCTGAGAAACAACAAGAGGCTAGAGAGGGCCGCAAGGTCCCTTTCGTCGATAAGCCCCAGAAGACAGTCATGGCCGATACTCTGGAGAAGTTGGCTTTGGCTCGCGGCACGTCCATTACCAGCATAGCCTTGGCCTGGGCTAGAACCAAGGCTCCATATGTCTTCCCTATTGTGGGTGGTCGCAAGACTGAACACCTCAAGGCTAACATTGAAGCACTGGGCATCGATCTgacagaggaagaaaagaacgcGATTGAGAATGCTGTACCATTCGATTTTGGATATCCTCAGACATTTTTGGGTGGACCTAAGGGCACTCAGTATGCGAAGGATGCTTGGACAACGAAGAGAATGGGACACTTTGATTGGGTGTCACCACCACAG GCCCCCAAACCCCATCCTTT GTGGACGACTATGGACGTCAATTACGCCAACGAAGGCGACATGCCAAGTCCCGTGCTGGGTGTTTGGCGTGTAAATCATCCAGAGTCAAG TGTAACGAGCTACGACCTGTTTGCGCGAGGTGCTCAGCCAAGAATATACCGTGTCAGTATGAGTTTAGCATCATGTCTATGCTACCAAGCTATCCACGGCATCAGATCCATTGTCACGGATCTGCAAACGACTCTGTCCCGAGACCTCTCGGACTAG
- a CDS encoding uncharacterized protein (EggNog:ENOG41~MEROPS:MER0005900), giving the protein MVSWPAFSLDSFHSTPEEHYQGPPRNVKPIQEYKVKPELLPPSYEIKGTDLASNILFVNVNIIESSGREPYKGSVYIQGERIVLVGSIPNEIELKRDPSVTVCDGKGRTIMSGLGDAHTHMTWNGDDINQLGKMNADEHLLLTKNSAKCYLDSGYTMCFGAAAAKDYLDIAVRDAINAGSIPGPRSLANAREIAKTDGELSPDISFMADNVDELDFRRIVRTIADLGADNIKLSMSGEAITESRSAEDCYYTEEETRVAVEEAHKFGKRVCSHARARDSVIQSAKYDVDVIYHASYTCDEGMAILEEKKDRIVVAPAINWLWATLYDAEPFGYTFNSAEAMGYKRETEIAVAALREMHRRGIIVLPGGDYGFAWCPPGTYARDLVHFHKLLDMTTHESIIAATAGVGALMGRPHELGKIQPGYYADLILVDGDPIQDLEILQIHDRLNVIMINGRIHKAGPNDFIEN; this is encoded by the exons ATGGTTTCGTGGCCAGCTTTCTCGCTGGATAGCTTCCACTCCACTCCTGAAGAACATTACCAAGGACCACCACGCAATGTAAAGCCCATTCAAGAGTACAAAGTGAAGCCTGAGCTTCTGCCACCGAGTTACGAAATCAAGGGTACAGACCTAGCTTCCAACATTCTCTTTGTAAATGTAAACATTATAGAGTCGAGCGGTCGCGAACCCTATAAAGGTTCCGTATACATTCAAG GCGAGCGCATTGTACTCGTTGGATCCATCCCTAACGAAATCGAACTCAAGAGGGACCCGAGTGTTACTGTATGCGATGGAAAAGGTCGCACTATCATGTCTGGTCTCGGGGATGCCCATACACACATGACCTGGAACGGCGATGATATCAATCAGCTTGGGAAAATGAATGCCGACGAGCATTTACTGCTGACGAAGAACAGTGCAAAATGCTACTTAGACTCCGGCTATACCAT GTGCTTtggtgctgcggctgcgaaAGATTACCTCGACATAGCCGTTCGGGACGCAATCAATGCCGGATCCATCCCGGGGCCCCGTTCCCTGGCAAACGCGCGCGAGATTGCCAAAACAGATGGTGAACTGAGCCCTGATATCAGCTTCATGGCAGACAACGTTGACG AATTGGATTTCCGCCGTATTGTCAGGACTATCGCAGATCTCGGCGCCGATAACATAAAGCTTAGTATGTCGGGGGAGGCTATCACTGAGAGTCGTTCCGCCGAAGACTGCTACTATACAGAGGAAGAAACTCGGGTGGCTGTCGAGGAAGCGCATAAGTTTGGCAAACGCGTCTGCTCCCATGCTAGAGCCCGAGATTCTGTCATTCAATCCGCAAAGTACGACGTTGACGTTATCTACCACGCCTCATATACCTGTGATGAAG GCATGGCGATCctcgaagagaagaaggatcgTATTGTTGTTGCTCCTGCTATTAACTGGCTCTGGGCGACTCTCTATGATGCCGAGCCCTTTGGATATACCTTCAATTCCGCGGAGGCGATGGGTTATAAGAGAGAGACTGAAATTGCCGTTGCGGCTTTAAGAGAGATGCATCGCCGTGGCATTATTGTTTTGCCGGGAGG TGACTATGGCTTCGCCTGGTGCCCACCTGGCACATATGCACGGGATCTCGTTCATTTCCACAAGCTGCTGGACATGACTACACACGAAAGCATCATAGCTGCTACTGCGGGAGTGGGAGCTTTAATGGGCCGTCCACATGAGCTGGGCAAGATTCAGCCCGGATACTATGCCGACTTGATCTTGGTTGACGGAGATCCTATTCAAGATCTTGAGATCCTTCAGATTCATGATAGGCTGAATGTCATTATGATCAATGGACGAATCCATAAGGCCGGACCAAATGACTTCATTGAGAACTAA
- a CDS encoding uncharacterized protein (EggNog:ENOG41), giving the protein MAVVRLLLEEGALVNVESGYHGTALQVACAKGHIEVVLLLLKHGADIHLRNNGAWHAAAQAYNDDVMRLLLDLGIDVNDQHGPHGTALHAALRLDWTIEKLHILRHLDGPRKRALGGFKLWVSRINLLMSRGADPNLVAGEYSTTLQTACASKPGLNFKSKVAYPGPAGPEFLLDICPNIDINAQGGLFGSALQAAAYSGQTPTINLLLSKGAHVNARGGKYGSALNAAVIARNWDIVQILLEAGAVPDCHMLLEPDEEWLQSVLEDDSDGQGAVERYRKFWEVEKLRQVDKEKEKA; this is encoded by the coding sequence ATGGCGGTGGTGCGTCTCTTACTTGAAGAAGGCGCCCTTGTTAATGTTGAATCCGGATACCATGGCACTGCCTTGCAGGTCGCCTGCGCAAAAGGCCATATTGAGGTGGTGCTTCTGCTCCTCAAACATGGTGCAGATATCCATCTGCGCAACAATGGAGCCTGGCACGCTGCTGCGCAGGCTTACAACGACGATGTTATGAGGCTATTGCTTGACCTAGGCATCGATGTGAATGACCAGCATGGTCCGCATGGAACTGCTCTTCACGCCGCGTTACGGCTTGATTGGACCATCGAGAAACTGCACATATTAAGGCATCTAGATGGCCCACGTAAACGTGCGCTTGGTGGTTTCAAACTCTGGGTGAGCAGAATAAATCTCTTGATGAGTCGCGGTGCCGATCCCAATCTTGTGGCCGGCGAATACAGCACAACACTTCAAACAGCGTGTGCCTCAAAGCCAGGACTAAATTTCAAGTCCAAAGTCGCGTATCCCGGTCCGGCCGGACCAGAGTTTCTTCTCGATATTTGCCccaacatcgacatcaaTGCACAAGGTGGATTATTCGGCTCGGCTTTGCAGGCGGCAGCATACTCGGGCCAGACGCCTACTATCAACTTATTGTTAAGCAAAGGAGCTCATGTAAACGCTCGCGGCGGCAAATATGGCAGTGCCCTGAATGCCGCCGTTATCGCACGCAACTGGGACATTGTTCAGATTCTACTCGAAGCCGGCGCGGTGCCTGACTGTCACATGTTGTTAGAGCCTGATGAAGAGTGGCTTCAAAGTGTGCTGGAAGACGACAGCGATGGCCAAGGCGCTGTGGAGAGGTATAGGAAGTTTTGGGAGGTGGAAAAGCTAAGGCAGGtagacaaggagaaggagaaagcaTGA